One part of the Sulfolobus tengchongensis genome encodes these proteins:
- a CDS encoding hydrogenase, translated as MISQQILELFSAFILISAFYVQGQAYFKPAIYAQAIQSILISAIAIYMGFTLASFDYIFLGIAIVVFRSFLITLFLLRGLKEKLGLRESTKGIASELIINLAFFTTASIIIYYLIIEKISLNVEFSNSSILLFSFILLFQGLFLIITRKSTIFQFIGFIEEENSTILFGVLLLPIPFLIEVSIFLDILGLVIVTSILTLEKTEHSTLDELKG; from the coding sequence ATGATATCTCAACAAATCTTGGAGTTATTTTCTGCCTTCATATTAATTTCGGCCTTTTATGTACAAGGCCAGGCCTACTTTAAACCTGCAATTTATGCACAAGCAATACAATCTATTTTAATTTCTGCTATCGCCATCTACATGGGTTTCACTTTAGCGTCTTTTGACTATATATTTTTAGGTATCGCGATAGTCGTTTTCAGATCATTTCTTATAACATTATTTCTACTTAGGGGACTAAAAGAGAAACTTGGCCTAAGGGAATCTACTAAGGGAATTGCTTCCGAGTTGATAATAAATCTCGCCTTTTTTACTACAGCATCTATTATAATATACTATCTCATTATAGAGAAAATTAGTCTGAATGTCGAGTTTAGCAATAGTTCAATATTACTCTTTTCCTTTATTTTATTATTTCAAGGATTATTTCTGATTATAACAAGAAAAAGTACTATCTTTCAGTTTATAGGGTTTATTGAAGAGGAAAATTCAACAATTCTTTTCGGAGTGTTGCTCTTGCCAATACCCTTCTTGATAGAGGTAAGCATATTTCTTGATATTTTAGGATTGGTGATAGTTACCTCAATCCTAACACTGGAAAAGACAGAACACTCTACATTAGATGAATTAAAGGGGTGA
- a CDS encoding proton-conducting transporter membrane subunit — translation MTIDLITLLPFSVSVLISFFNRKAGYVAALVASITFLFLSIYNYNGILSMFAIVSSLVWALTSIFSIDYDNYGKWLSPLFSLTILGMVLVLISQNYLQFLAGWEIMTIPAYVAIGLTSKEYRPAFIFMAFGEFSTILILFAFLISGTLSFTTELTPLPLILATIGFMIKMGIMPFLVTEWLPIAHGTAPSNLSSILSSTMTLMGVYGILKLALLAFNIPILFSLIILISGAFSVFFGALYGYVNENIKGILAFSTIENNGAILVGLGVYMLTKQLNIQFIENISLITVVLYAFAHSIAKTGLFLSSGFQENQSISQAKKIRAIEIGLVLLASSMSGLLPNLGGIASWLLLEDLFMLSYLLHSIISIALITVGFTIAMGEGFATALLVKYTTYTSVLKRTQLKTKKTMEIPILASGIIVFTLGFILPYLLYPYRTSVSSYGILLRSVIITEANSNTFGGISPLYIIVLISIFSLITYIAFGKPKIRRTKVWNNGADHQDEYTAFGMANNIRLMLRKILKPSEKFIPYYGLDIFWEYMYKFANYIRRFGKIFAASFINSSITWYIIYIVITLIVLVSIIT, via the coding sequence ATGACGATTGATTTAATTACATTATTACCGTTTTCAGTAAGCGTATTAATATCATTCTTTAATAGAAAAGCTGGATATGTAGCAGCCCTAGTGGCTTCTATTACCTTTTTGTTTCTCTCTATATATAACTATAACGGAATTTTATCTATGTTTGCTATTGTCTCATCTTTAGTATGGGCATTAACGTCAATATTCTCCATAGATTATGATAACTACGGGAAATGGCTCTCGCCCTTGTTCTCACTAACAATCTTAGGAATGGTGCTAGTCTTAATCTCTCAAAATTATCTCCAATTTTTAGCGGGTTGGGAAATAATGACAATACCAGCTTATGTAGCTATTGGATTAACAAGTAAGGAATATAGACCAGCATTCATTTTCATGGCATTTGGCGAATTTAGTACAATTTTAATCTTATTTGCATTTCTGATATCTGGCACTTTAAGCTTTACCACAGAATTAACCCCATTACCATTAATTCTGGCAACCATTGGTTTCATGATAAAAATGGGAATAATGCCTTTTTTAGTTACGGAGTGGTTGCCAATTGCTCACGGTACTGCTCCGTCAAATCTATCATCCATATTGAGCTCTACGATGACACTAATGGGAGTTTATGGGATACTGAAACTAGCTCTTTTAGCATTTAATATTCCAATATTATTCTCTTTAATAATCTTAATTTCTGGAGCATTTAGCGTATTTTTTGGAGCCCTTTATGGATACGTAAATGAAAATATAAAGGGAATTCTAGCATTTAGTACAATTGAAAATAACGGCGCAATACTAGTAGGTTTAGGTGTATATATGCTAACTAAACAACTTAATATTCAATTTATAGAAAACATTTCTCTTATCACAGTTGTTCTATATGCTTTTGCTCATTCGATAGCCAAAACTGGACTATTCTTGTCATCTGGTTTTCAAGAAAATCAAAGCATATCCCAAGCTAAGAAAATAAGAGCCATTGAAATTGGACTAGTCTTATTAGCATCATCAATGTCTGGATTATTACCAAATTTAGGAGGTATAGCAAGCTGGTTATTATTAGAAGATCTCTTCATGCTCTCATATTTACTGCATAGTATAATCTCTATTGCGCTGATAACAGTAGGGTTTACCATAGCGATGGGTGAAGGTTTTGCGACGGCACTTTTAGTTAAATATACAACATATACTTCCGTACTAAAGCGCACTCAGCTAAAAACTAAAAAGACAATGGAAATCCCAATATTAGCATCTGGAATTATAGTTTTTACCCTAGGTTTTATATTACCTTATCTACTATACCCATATAGAACCTCGGTATCCTCGTATGGAATACTACTGAGAAGTGTAATTATAACAGAAGCTAATAGTAATACGTTCGGCGGAATATCTCCCCTTTACATTATAGTTTTGATATCAATTTTTTCACTAATAACATACATAGCCTTCGGAAAGCCTAAAATAAGAAGAACTAAAGTATGGAATAATGGAGCAGATCATCAAGATGAGTATACTGCCTTTGGAATGGCTAATAATATTAGACTCATGCTAAGAAAAATTTTGAAACCAAGTGAAAAATTTATTCCATATTATGGACTAGACATATTTTGGGAGTATATGTATAAATTTGCTAATTATATAAGAAGATTTGGTAAAATTTTCGCAGCCTCATTTATAAATAGTTCTATCACATGGTATATAATTTATATTGTAATCACGCTCATTGTATTGGTTTCCATAATAACTTGA
- a CDS encoding HoxN/HupN/NixA family nickel/cobalt transporter, whose translation MSKKLKDTIRSFGYRNITIIGLFYISNIILTIILFFFLLYTLPKRDISIKTDNGELIGTFTTIGVLSYTFGLRHAVDADHLAAIDNVTRKMLQEGKNPAFVGTFFSLGHSTVVLLLSLSLILAARYVVSQIPSIENLGSIVGTLISGGFLYLLGILNLVVFYELYKIYKIKSEDKEKIIENLLQKRGFMNRYFSKLFKIVTREWQMYIIGFLFGLSFDTATEVAILSVSAILASTFTHIPIYTILVFPILFSLGMSLVDTADGLFMRFAYGWAFTSPLRKLWYNLTMTLISILIALGIGTIEILGLLQSELNLSGPFWDQIAMLNNTYWETIGYYVISTFALTWIISSLIYKYKAKIVK comes from the coding sequence ATGTCAAAGAAGTTGAAAGACACAATCCGCTCATTTGGTTATAGAAATATTACCATAATTGGACTTTTTTACATCTCTAATATAATACTTACAATAATTCTATTTTTCTTCCTATTATATACGCTTCCTAAAAGAGATATATCAATAAAAACAGATAATGGAGAACTTATAGGTACTTTCACAACCATAGGCGTTCTATCTTATACTTTTGGCCTAAGACATGCAGTAGACGCAGATCACTTAGCTGCAATAGACAACGTAACTAGAAAAATGCTACAAGAGGGTAAAAACCCAGCTTTCGTTGGAACATTCTTTTCCTTAGGACACTCCACAGTAGTACTCTTACTCTCACTTTCACTAATATTAGCTGCAAGATACGTAGTATCGCAAATACCGTCAATTGAAAACTTAGGAAGTATAGTTGGCACACTGATAAGTGGAGGTTTTCTTTACCTTTTAGGAATACTAAATCTAGTAGTATTCTATGAATTATATAAAATATATAAAATAAAGTCCGAGGATAAAGAGAAAATTATTGAAAATCTCCTACAAAAAAGAGGATTCATGAATAGATACTTTAGCAAATTATTCAAAATAGTAACAAGAGAATGGCAAATGTACATAATAGGATTCCTTTTTGGCTTAAGCTTTGACACAGCAACAGAAGTCGCTATATTATCAGTATCTGCAATATTAGCATCAACATTCACACACATACCAATCTATACAATCCTAGTATTTCCAATACTCTTCTCCTTGGGAATGTCATTAGTAGATACCGCAGATGGTCTATTTATGAGGTTTGCCTACGGCTGGGCTTTCACATCACCGCTTAGAAAATTATGGTACAACCTAACCATGACCCTTATTTCAATATTAATAGCACTAGGTATAGGAACCATTGAAATCCTAGGCTTATTACAATCAGAACTCAATTTATCTGGTCCATTTTGGGATCAAATAGCAATGCTCAATAATACGTATTGGGAAACAATAGGATACTACGTAATAAGTACATTTGCACTAACATGGATAATATCCAGCCTAATTTACAAATACAAAGCGAAAATAGTAAAATAA
- a CDS encoding respiratory chain complex I subunit 1 family protein yields MASNEAQILFETLIQVLVAIFISPIYQGIFERVTAVIEGRKGPSILQPYYDIIKLLRKEVVISDNSSLLFVYSPYLVFSIYLLISFVIPVVYPEPILFTPTVDFLGGALLFSLASFLKIIGSLESGSNFVVLGVSRILSFNFLAEATLITVFFGVALITGTNNPYITLHYVSQNLSHYFQLDHIFISISFFMLWLFETGKLPVESSGLSEMGMIDDGILYEYSGKLLAILKWGSYIKQYLLGSVLLNVFIFPWFLQTGVLGSVADVAVMFGKWMLLITISVIINTTLAKLRLFKIQDYLAIAFLLSLLSLILTILLG; encoded by the coding sequence ATGGCGTCAAATGAGGCCCAAATATTATTTGAGACACTAATTCAAGTATTGGTTGCTATATTTATTTCACCTATTTATCAAGGGATATTTGAGCGAGTAACTGCTGTAATAGAAGGACGTAAAGGACCTAGTATCTTACAACCATACTATGACATAATAAAATTATTAAGAAAGGAAGTTGTCATTTCAGACAACTCGTCATTATTATTTGTCTATTCCCCGTATTTAGTCTTCAGCATATATCTACTAATTTCTTTCGTAATTCCAGTAGTGTATCCAGAACCGATACTATTTACCCCTACGGTAGATTTCCTAGGTGGTGCATTGTTATTTTCTCTAGCCTCATTCCTTAAAATAATTGGATCCTTGGAAAGCGGAAGTAATTTTGTAGTACTAGGAGTTAGTAGAATTTTGTCATTTAACTTCTTAGCTGAAGCAACATTGATAACTGTATTCTTTGGAGTAGCTTTAATCACAGGCACCAATAATCCCTATATTACTTTGCATTACGTTTCGCAAAATCTTTCTCACTATTTTCAATTAGATCATATTTTCATTTCAATCTCGTTTTTTATGCTATGGCTATTTGAGACCGGAAAACTTCCAGTAGAGAGCTCAGGATTAAGCGAAATGGGAATGATAGATGATGGAATTCTATACGAGTATAGTGGAAAGCTGCTTGCAATATTAAAGTGGGGGTCTTACATTAAGCAATATCTTCTTGGCTCAGTACTGCTCAATGTTTTCATTTTTCCATGGTTTCTCCAAACTGGAGTCCTAGGATCTGTAGCTGACGTTGCTGTTATGTTTGGTAAGTGGATGCTCTTGATAACTATAAGCGTTATAATAAATACGACGTTAGCTAAATTAAGATTGTTTAAAATTCAAGATTATCTTGCGATAGCGTTTCTCTTATCTCTGCTCTCGTTAATATTGACTATTTTATTGGGGTGA
- a CDS encoding hydrogenase 4 subunit F, which produces MILVYLLLISPIIANIGFFFSHNKTIIIKILTIVSASITLIISAYLYLVKPTINGFFFINRFTTLFLVMITSIYLLSSIYSINYVRTGTIVSERLYYVLLNLFISSMIFTIIVNNYGLMWVGVELTTVTSALLIATETSEISLEATWRYIIIVSAGVSIALFSIILIYFNYHTLIITEILARPENNTLTKLAVALALVGFGTKVGIFPMYTWLPDAHSEAPSPISALFSGVLLPVALYVLYMVYLINPLTEIFLIFAILSIITTSIILTYQWHIKRMFAYSTIENMNLALIGLIIGEPKASIILLIAHAFGKAGAFYSSGIVIKELGEKKINNINGLYSRLKVTTASLLLSSLAVTGTPPFATFIGEFFILRKLIEEGYIIDLVLLIISLSTAFVSINYNITKMAFTRKEIENRIHKEPVLLSTISLITSIIPLVIGVLLLVWGVSL; this is translated from the coding sequence ATGATCCTAGTATACCTTCTGTTAATATCGCCCATTATAGCTAATATAGGCTTCTTTTTTAGTCACAATAAAACAATAATAATTAAGATATTAACTATAGTATCAGCCTCAATTACATTAATTATCAGTGCATACCTTTATCTGGTTAAACCTACAATTAATGGTTTCTTTTTCATCAACAGATTTACGACACTGTTCCTAGTTATGATAACCTCAATCTATCTATTGTCTTCAATCTACTCTATTAATTATGTAAGAACGGGCACTATAGTGAGTGAAAGACTATATTATGTTTTGCTGAATCTCTTTATCTCCTCCATGATTTTTACGATAATTGTAAATAACTATGGGTTAATGTGGGTAGGAGTAGAACTTACTACTGTAACATCTGCTTTGCTAATAGCTACGGAAACCTCTGAAATATCACTAGAGGCAACTTGGAGATATATAATTATTGTATCTGCAGGCGTGAGTATAGCTCTTTTCTCAATAATTCTTATATATTTCAATTACCATACATTGATTATAACTGAAATACTAGCTAGACCAGAAAATAATACGTTAACCAAACTTGCAGTGGCCTTAGCATTAGTGGGTTTTGGAACGAAAGTAGGGATTTTCCCAATGTACACTTGGCTACCAGATGCACATAGTGAAGCACCATCTCCAATAAGTGCTTTATTTTCAGGGGTGTTATTGCCAGTAGCATTATACGTACTATACATGGTTTATCTAATAAATCCGTTAACAGAAATTTTCCTCATATTCGCCATATTATCAATCATAACAACATCTATAATATTAACCTACCAATGGCACATCAAGAGAATGTTTGCATATTCTACGATAGAGAATATGAATTTAGCACTTATTGGGCTAATAATAGGGGAACCAAAAGCTTCTATCATACTTCTCATAGCTCATGCATTCGGAAAAGCTGGTGCATTTTACTCAAGCGGAATAGTTATAAAAGAACTAGGAGAGAAGAAAATAAATAACATAAATGGACTATACAGTAGGTTAAAAGTAACCACTGCGTCACTACTTCTCTCGTCTCTTGCAGTTACTGGAACTCCCCCCTTTGCAACGTTTATAGGAGAATTCTTCATACTACGTAAGCTTATAGAAGAGGGTTATATAATAGACTTAGTCCTGCTAATAATTTCTCTTTCTACTGCATTTGTTTCAATAAATTATAATATAACTAAGATGGCCTTTACGCGAAAAGAAATTGAAAATAGAATACACAAAGAACCAGTATTACTCTCTACAATCTCACTTATCACATCCATAATTCCGCTTGTGATTGGCGTACTCTTATTAGTATGGGGTGTCTCGTTATGA
- a CDS encoding TatD family hydrolase, which produces MYKYFDAHCHYSYLKKRYDGFLIAAVSMDYNSSLDTLSLRDNNILVGVGIHPWRVHEEKLDSVLPLISKADFIGEVGLDYRLAKAPKELQIKYFEEQIKAGEGKLINVHALDAWEDAFRILIKNDVKKAILHWYTGPKELLKDIEGAGYFISINPSVSFQKKHQEILRNSSLRILLTESDGGYEYRGRLLEPTEIPNAISFMSRYLNIDENELSRIIRENFYKAFNYVKG; this is translated from the coding sequence GTGTACAAGTATTTTGATGCACATTGTCATTACTCTTACTTGAAAAAGAGATATGATGGGTTTTTGATTGCAGCAGTTTCGATGGATTATAACTCCTCATTGGATACGCTGTCCTTAAGAGATAATAATATCTTAGTCGGTGTTGGGATTCATCCGTGGCGTGTTCATGAGGAAAAGTTAGATTCAGTTCTCCCATTAATTTCCAAAGCCGATTTCATAGGCGAAGTTGGTTTAGATTACAGGTTAGCTAAGGCTCCTAAAGAGCTTCAAATCAAGTATTTCGAGGAGCAAATAAAAGCTGGTGAAGGTAAGCTAATTAACGTACATGCATTAGATGCGTGGGAGGACGCGTTTCGTATTCTGATAAAGAACGATGTAAAGAAGGCCATTTTACATTGGTATACTGGACCTAAAGAATTGTTAAAAGACATAGAAGGTGCTGGATATTTTATTTCTATCAATCCATCTGTTTCTTTTCAGAAAAAACATCAGGAAATATTGAGAAATTCCAGTTTGCGTATCTTACTTACTGAAAGTGATGGAGGGTACGAGTATAGGGGTAGGTTATTGGAACCAACTGAAATTCCTAATGCGATATCATTTATGTCAAGATATTTGAATATTGATGAAAATGAGTTATCCAGAATTATAAGAGAGAACTTTTACAAGGCATTTAACTATGTTAAAGGTTAG
- a CDS encoding formate hydrogenlyase yields MKYYRWSNKGEGRKIGIIGNYCLYEKVITEETCQEQSLTQEDLSYGTFKFVYGPSAGGLLEPIKFDINTSGERILGIRAEAYKTREIRITGLRINDAILKIERINAPFSASHTIAFLLAIEDALNLDQDYHTQLKRIAELELERIRNHLFVISRLTEAASLNVATYHLLHLVEETNRLIGRMCGHRYFFGANLINEVKCNFEDIFKVLNIVKEFKSIFDGLLESRIFIDRLQQNGTIRDINSIGPVARAAGFTYDARKELEILPYNEFNFKTVTFDSADAFGRFLVRGYEILESAKIIIELSDRIPKGSSNIKEPIKAKEGEGLARIESPSGDLAYYVKVNDSYIASVSVFTPSSSNLNYFLKSAIDTIFTDFQFNFESFGIWISELGVIIR; encoded by the coding sequence ATGAAATATTATAGATGGTCAAATAAGGGTGAAGGAAGAAAAATAGGCATAATAGGGAATTATTGCCTTTACGAGAAAGTAATAACTGAGGAAACTTGCCAAGAACAGTCTCTCACGCAAGAAGACTTATCTTATGGCACATTCAAATTCGTATATGGTCCTTCCGCTGGAGGATTATTAGAGCCAATCAAATTTGATATAAACACTAGTGGAGAAAGAATATTAGGAATAAGGGCTGAAGCATATAAAACGAGGGAAATACGAATAACGGGATTAAGAATAAACGACGCTATCCTCAAAATTGAAAGGATAAACGCTCCATTTTCTGCCTCTCATACAATAGCGTTCTTACTTGCTATAGAAGACGCCTTAAATTTAGATCAAGACTATCATACACAATTAAAAAGAATAGCAGAGCTAGAATTGGAAAGGATCAGAAATCACTTATTCGTAATATCAAGGTTGACCGAAGCTGCATCACTAAATGTAGCGACCTATCATCTCCTTCATCTAGTTGAGGAAACTAACAGACTTATAGGAAGAATGTGTGGGCATAGATATTTCTTTGGTGCAAACTTAATCAATGAAGTAAAGTGCAATTTTGAAGATATATTTAAAGTATTGAACATAGTTAAGGAGTTCAAATCAATCTTTGATGGCTTACTGGAAAGCAGAATCTTTATTGATAGACTACAGCAAAACGGGACAATAAGAGATATAAATAGTATAGGCCCTGTAGCTAGAGCTGCGGGATTTACCTACGATGCGAGAAAAGAACTTGAGATATTGCCATATAATGAATTTAATTTTAAAACAGTAACTTTTGATAGCGCCGATGCCTTTGGAAGATTCCTTGTCAGAGGATATGAGATCCTTGAATCGGCTAAGATTATAATAGAACTAAGCGATAGAATACCGAAAGGGAGTAGCAATATAAAAGAACCAATAAAGGCTAAAGAAGGGGAAGGTTTAGCAAGAATTGAAAGCCCTTCTGGTGATTTAGCATACTATGTGAAAGTAAATGACAGTTATATCGCTTCAGTATCTGTTTTCACGCCTTCTTCATCTAATCTCAATTATTTTTTAAAAAGTGCGATTGACACTATTTTTACAGATTTTCAGTTTAATTTTGAGAGTTTCGGAATATGGATAAGTGAATTAGGGGTGATTATAAGATGA
- a CDS encoding NADH-quinone oxidoreductase subunit B family protein, producing MKNWWFVRGLKKGILTEESPKDIAEWSTEIEGKGDVVCPTNAIENEKWIKERCIFCRLCYPNYRPNLNPRIYTIKSINTFFKKSFYLYPIDSGTCGGCNLELKLISAPQYDMTRFGIFFTNTPRHADALVVMGILTEKMREVLEKAYDAMPEPKLVILLGTCAVSGGILGEKIPLDSVVEIPGCPPNPYTILEALREVKGK from the coding sequence ATGAAAAATTGGTGGTTTGTAAGGGGTCTAAAAAAAGGGATTCTTACTGAAGAATCGCCTAAAGATATAGCAGAATGGAGCACTGAAATAGAGGGTAAAGGCGACGTAGTTTGCCCTACTAATGCGATAGAAAATGAGAAGTGGATAAAAGAAAGATGTATATTCTGTAGATTATGCTATCCAAATTACAGACCAAACTTGAACCCTAGGATATATACAATTAAGTCCATTAATACTTTCTTCAAGAAATCGTTTTACCTTTATCCTATAGATTCAGGTACATGTGGAGGGTGTAATTTAGAATTAAAGCTAATATCAGCACCGCAATACGACATGACAAGATTTGGAATATTCTTTACTAATACCCCTAGACATGCTGATGCATTAGTAGTTATGGGGATACTAACAGAGAAAATGAGAGAAGTATTGGAAAAAGCTTACGATGCAATGCCAGAACCTAAACTAGTTATTCTATTAGGAACATGTGCAGTTTCAGGAGGAATACTAGGAGAGAAAATTCCATTAGATTCTGTAGTCGAGATTCCAGGATGCCCACCAAATCCCTATACGATTCTCGAAGCACTAAGGGAGGTAAAAGGAAAATGA
- a CDS encoding sulfurtransferase, with amino-acid sequence MLIDAEWLYKNLKDVKIVEVDFNPKISYYEGHIPSAVLINWRDFLNDSSRDFASPEKLSKILGNAGISEEDFVVLYSDMNNRYAFYAYWVLKAYGHSNLGILNGGIYKWLKDGYPIESDNVMVKKREYKAKKPDWSSRILVWELLSKLRQVTLIDARSREEYEGLVTAPPEHKCEQTQMSGHIPGAINIPWTSLLNDDETVKSKDELEKVFSAIDKSKEIVVYCRTGARASVVWYVLKEILSYKNVRLYDGSWVEYGNMVGVPVESSNSKDNQNES; translated from the coding sequence ATGCTCATTGACGCCGAATGGCTTTACAAAAATTTAAAAGATGTGAAAATTGTTGAAGTTGATTTTAACCCAAAGATTAGTTACTATGAGGGACATATACCATCTGCCGTACTTATAAACTGGAGAGATTTCCTAAACGACTCGTCTAGAGATTTCGCCTCTCCCGAGAAGTTGAGTAAAATATTAGGAAATGCCGGTATAAGTGAAGAGGATTTCGTAGTTCTGTATAGTGATATGAACAATAGGTATGCCTTTTACGCCTATTGGGTTTTAAAGGCTTATGGTCACTCTAACTTGGGCATTCTTAATGGAGGAATCTACAAGTGGTTAAAGGATGGATATCCAATAGAGAGCGATAATGTGATGGTTAAGAAGCGTGAATATAAAGCTAAGAAACCTGATTGGTCTTCAAGGATTTTAGTTTGGGAGCTTCTTTCTAAACTTAGGCAAGTTACTTTAATTGATGCTAGGAGCAGGGAGGAATATGAGGGTCTGGTGACTGCCCCGCCTGAACATAAATGTGAGCAAACTCAGATGAGTGGTCACATTCCTGGGGCAATTAATATACCTTGGACTAGTTTGCTTAATGATGACGAGACTGTCAAATCTAAGGATGAATTAGAGAAGGTGTTTTCGGCAATAGATAAAAGTAAAGAAATTGTGGTCTATTGTAGAACGGGTGCTAGGGCTTCTGTAGTGTGGTATGTTTTGAAAGAGATCCTATCCTATAAAAATGTGAGGCTTTATGACGGTTCATGGGTAGAGTACGGAAATATGGTTGGAGTGCCAGTGGAGTCTTCGAATTCAAAAGATAATCAGAATGAAAGTTAA